Genomic segment of Dongia rigui:
CGCGCAGGCTGTAGGCGATCTGATAGTTCGCGTTGAACATCGCCTGCATTTCGGCGGAACGCGCCGCAGCCATCTCCTGGCCTTGCGACATCGCAAGCGCGTTGACGATCGCGCCGCTGCGTTCCGACGACACCCAGGTCGATGCGACATAGCCGAGCGCCACGGCAAAGACGATCGGCAGCAGGATTTTCAGCGACAGCGGCAGGCGCGACGCGAGGCCCGGACGCGCAATTTTGTCATTCGAAAGCGCCGGCCGATTCGGATTCTCGTTCATGGAAGACAGCCCCAAGGTGGAAATAGGAAAGCCGTCTTCTAGAAGCCGCCGATGAACAATGTATTAATCCCTGACTGCTTTCACGAGATCTTCTCCGATGGTGTGTTTGCCCGGCATTTGAGGCGATTTGCGCGTGCTGCGAAATCGCCTCAACCTGCCAGACAGTGTGGTCATTGAGCGGCTGTCACGCGACGGCCGGAAAATCGATGGTCGTGTCGTTGATGCGGTTGAAGACGTTGGTGAACACGATGACCGCAATGGCCAGGCTGATCTCCACCAACTGCGCCTCGGTATAGCCCGCATCCAGGATGGCCTTGAACTCGGCCTCGCTGACCGTGCCGCTGGTGCGTACGAGCTTGCGCACGAAATGCGTCAGCGCATCGCGCTTGGCGTCACCGGTCGGTTCGCCGGCGCGGATCTGCTTCAAGGTTTCCGGCGGCAGGCCAACCATCTTGCCGATCTGGCTATGCGCGGCGACACAGTAATCGCAACCGCCGACCTGGCTGACCACGATCTTGATCGTCTCGCGGTCTCGGCTGCTGAGCGTGCCGGCCGACAATGCGCCATCGGCCTGCAGCATTGCCTTGAGGGCATTGGGTTCCAGGGCGCCGATGGCGGCATAAGCGTTGGGCACGCGGCCGGCCGCCTTTTTGATCTGGGCAAACAGGTCTGCCCTGGCGCCTGTGGCGGTGTCGGCAGAGGGGGTCTGAATACGGGACATGGGGCACTCCTTTGTTTGAGGTTTCGCGCTGTACGCATCCTCAATCTGGGGGTGCCGGGAGAGTTATTTAATGATATAAAATGCCAAAAATATGCTTAATCGTCTCAAGGTGGATAGATGGACTGGCTCAGCCGCCTCTTGGACCTCAATCCCGTGCAGGGGCGGCTGGATGTCCGCTGCGCCTTCGGGGCACCCTGGCGCGTCGACCATGCGCCGGCCGAGATGGGCGAGATCCAATACCATCTGATTGTTGCCGGCACCGCCACCTTGGACGACCCGGTGACGGGGACCAGCCAGTCCCTCGCCGCCGGTGACATTCTCATTCTGCCCGATGGCGGTGCCCATGTTCTGGGTGACGGCAGTGGCGCCGCGCCGCGCGCGATCCGCAGCCGTGTTGCGGGCGACTTGGTCATCAAGGAGAATGACGGCGGTGGTACACGTCTCGACATGTTGTGCGGCCGCTTCATCCTGGTCAACGCCCAAGATCGGCTGCTGCGCCCGTATCTGCCGCCGCGTCTGATCATCCGCAGTGCTGCGGTGGGCGGCAGTGTCACCGGCCGCCAGCTCCAAGCGCTGACTGCCTTGATGCGCGCCGAGGCTGACAGCGATCGGCTCGGCGCCCGCGCCATGCTCGATCTCCTCTCTGCAGCGCTTTTCACGCTGGCATTGCGCCTGGCCGGCGAAGGGACATCGGCCCCAACGGGCCTCCTGGCGCTGGCGGGCAATCCGCGCCTCCGACCGGCGGTGACGGCTCTTTTCAACCAGCCGGCGCGCGACTGGACCTTGCCGGAACTCGCCGCTCTTTGTCACATGTCCCGTGCCACCTTTGCACGCCACTTTCAGGACAGCTTCGGCCGCAGCGCCAGCGACCTGCTGACCGACATCCGCATGGCGCTGGCGGCCAATGCCTTGAAGGTCCCAGGCACCACCACTGCCGTCGCGGCCGAGACGGCGGGCTATCAATCCGAGGCCGCCTTCCAGCGCGTCTTCAAGCAACGCATGGGCCTGACGCCCGCGCAATGGCGCCGCATTGCGCTGTCAAAGGCACCTCCTGCCACTGGCGGCTGAGGCGTTTTCGCGGCCCCCTCCGGGCCGCGCTGCATGGCTTAAGTCGTTGACGCATCAAAGCTTTGGGTGCTATTTCGCGGCCAACTGCACGACATTGCCGGCGCGTGAGCCTTGCGGCTGTTGGATGCGGAGAGATTTTTCTTTATGAATGAAGCGCTTAAATCGCAGGCGCCCGCGGATTTCGTCCGTGGTGCCGCGCTGTTGGATGGCGTGTGTGGATTGATCATGGAAGCCGCGAAGCAACTCTTCTCGCACCGGAAATATTGGGCGCACCGTTTTGGCACGGCGCCCTTCCTGCCGATGTCGCGTGCCGAAATGGACGAGCTCGGCTGGGATTCCTGCGACGTCATCCTGGTGACGGGTGACGCCTATATCGACCACCCCAGCTTCGGCATGGCGGTGATCGGGCGCTTGCTCGAAGCCCAAGGTTTCCGTGTCGGCATCATCGCCCAGCCCGACTGGCAATCGGCCGAGCCGTTCAAGGTGCTGGGCAAGCCCAACATCTATTTCGGCATCACCGGCGGCAACATGGATTCCATGGTCAACCGCTACACCGCCGATCGGCGCCTGCGCCACAATGACAGCTACACGCCCAATGACGAAGGCGGCAAGCGGCCCGACCGCGCCGTGACCGTCTACGCGCATCGTTGCCGCGAGGCCTATAAGGACGTGCCGATCGTCCTGGGCGGCATCGAAAGCTCGCTGCGTCGCATCGCCCATTATGACTACTGGTCGGACAAGGTGCGCCGCTCGGTGCTGGTCGACGCGAAGGGCGATATCCTGCTCTATGGCAATGCCGAACGCGCCGTCGTCGAAGTGACACATCGCCTGGCCAAGGGCGACAAGCCGGGCGACCTCGACGACATCCGCGGCGTCGCCTTGATGAAGGACCGCGTGCCCGACGGCTGGACCGAAGCACCTGCCAACGATGTCGAGGCAGCCGATGAAGGTGCCCGCCAATTGAAGGGCAACACGGTCGTGCGCCTGCCTTCTTTCGAGCAGGTTGAGAAGGATTCGGAAGCCTATGCCCGCGCCTCGCGCGTGTTGCACCGGGAAAGCAATCCCGGCAATGCCCGCGCCCTCGTGCAGCGGCATGGCAATCGCGAATTGTGGGTGACGCCGCCGCCGATTCCGTTGACCACGCCGGAGATGGACGGTGTGTTCGAACTGCCCTATGCCCGCGCGCCGCATCCCGTCTATGGCGATGCGAAGATCGCCGCCTGGGACATGATCCGCTTCTCGGTCACGATCATGCGCGGCTGCTTTGGCGGCTGTTCGTTCTGCTCGATCACCGAGCATGAGGGCCGCATCATCCAGAACCGCTCGGAAGGCTCGATCCTCAAGGAGATCGAGAACATCCGCGACAAGACCAAGGGCTTCACCGGCATCATCTCCGATATCGGCGGGCCGACGGCGAACATGTACCGGATGGCGTGCAAGGACAAGAACACGGAATCGAAATGCCGCCTGCCGTCCTGCGTCTACCCCGAGATCTGCCCCAATCTCAACACCAGCCACGACTCGCTCATTCAGCTTTACAAAAAGTCGCGCGATCTGCCGGGCATCAAGAAGGTGATGGTGGCCTCCGGCGTGCGCTATGATCTCGCCGTCGAGAGCCCGGCCTATATCAAGGAACTGGTCGCTCACCATGTCGGCGGCTATCTGAAGATTGCGCCGGAGCACACCGAAGAAGGCCCGCTTTCCAAGATGATGAAGCCGGGCATCGGCACCTATGACAAGTTCAAGGCGCTGTTCGACAAGGCCGCCAAGGAAGCCAAGAAAGAATACTTCCTCATTCCCTATTTCATCGCCGCCCATCCGGGGACGACGGATGAGGACATGATGAACCTGGCGCTGTGGCTGAAGCGCAACAAGTACCGTGCCGACCAGGTGCAGACCTTCCTGCCGTCACCGATGGCATTGGCCACGGCCATGTACCATTCAGGTCTCAACCCGCTGCGGCCGATCCGGCGCGGTGCCTCGGAAAAGGTCGAGACGATCAAGGGGCTGAAGCAGCGGCGCCTCCATAAGGCGTTCCTGCGTTACCACGATGCCGAGAATTGGCCGCTGCTGCGCGAGGCGCTGAAGAACATGGGCCGCGCCGACCTCATCGGGCCGGGCAAGCATCATTTGGTACCAAATTGGCAGCCCGCGGGTACCGGTCTTGGTGGTGGGGAAGGGAAGCGTCTGGGCCGCAAGCATGGCACGCAGACGTTTACGACGAAGGGCGTCCTCGGTCGTCGCCGCTGAGCTGTTTCAGCAGTGCTTGCCATTCCGCCGGCAGCGGCTCGTTTTCAAGCTTGGCGAATTGGCTTTCAACCTGGCGCGCGAACCAGCGCTCGCCGGCCGGTTTCTCCGGATCGTTGACGTTGATGCGATAAATCATGCGCTGTGCTCTATATCGCCCAATGGGTTCCGAGCAGGAAAAGCGCATAGGCGGATGCTGCTGCACTTGCCACGTAGTAGCCAATCGTCTGCATCATGTCCGCCCCTCCACATCCCGAAAATTGCTTCCTGATCTCTATAGCTATTTTCCTGCTGCCCACACGTTGGCTGACGCAAGACAGCCGACACCCATCGCTACTGCGGATAGCCTGGCGATCTGACGTCACTGTCGGTGCCTCGCCACCACGCCGCGTCGGCTTGAAGATCGGGACCGACCGGCGTCTTGCGGAGCACCTCGGCATCGATATCGACCAAGTAGCCGCCAAGGTCGACGTCATAGCGAAGAGCATTCCAGGGCAGCGCCCGACGCTCCGTGCCGATTCCCAGAAAACCACCGAATGTCACCACAGCAAAGGCGACATTGCCGGAGTGCTTGTCGATCATGAGGCTCTCGACGACGCCAAGGCTATCGCCGCGACCGTTATAGATATCGGTGCCTTGGACCTTGTCGGCGGAGATCAAGCTGCCCGTCTCGCGCTTCTTCAAGGTTTCCTGGCGATTGTCCATCTGGGGCTGCATCTGTAACTCCGCGCGTGACATTGGATACTGCCCCAACAGGCGATAGCCCGCGTTTGTTCCACGCTGGCAATATTCGGAGAAAATGTCTGGCGCATCACCGGCGGCCGGCCAGAGCGCCCTTTTGTTCCTGGAACAGGGTTACCAACTGATCCATGACGGCGCGGATGCGCGGCAGCGTCCGCAGGTCTCGGTGCACCAGCAGCCATTGGTCCGCGCCGACATCCGGCAGCAAGCCCCCCAGGCGTTGCAGCCCCGTTTCGTGATCGGCCAAGTAGCAAGGCAAGACGGCCAACCCGGCGCCGGCGATGACCGCATTGCGCAGGACCAGCCAATCGTTGACCCGAATGCGCGGGCGGCCACCTTCCAGCAACTGTCGCGTCCAGGCCTGGCCAGGCATGTAGGCATGGTCGTCGTCGAAGCCGATCCAGGTCTGCTTGCGGAGATTCTCCGGTTTGAGGTTGGGCATCTTCGTGCCGGCCCGGGCATAGATCGCGTAAGCCGCGTGGCCGAGTTTGCGGGTGACGATGCTGGCAAGATCCGGCACCTGCTCGCGGATCAACAAATCCGCCTCGCGCCGCGACAGGTTGGCCAGCGTGTGGCTCGCCGACAGTTCGAACTCGATGCACTGCAAGTTCTCCCGCAGGCGCGGCAGGTGGGCGGCGATGAAACCGGTCATGGCCTCGCCCGCAGAGATGCGCACGACGCCCTTGGCAAGATCGCTGAGGCCGGCGCTGCGCCGCTCGATCGCCTCTGCTGCTTCCTGCATTCGCCGCGTATCCGCCAGCAGATGCTCGCCCGCCGGCGTCAGCACAAAGCGGTCGGGCAGGCGGTCGAACAGACGTGCCTTCACCGATTCTTCCAGCGCCTTGACCCGCCGGGCAATGGTGGGATGGCTGACATGCAGCTTCTTGGCAGCCGAGGTCAGTTGTCCTTCTTCGGCCAGCGTCAGGAATACCCTGAGGTCGTTCCAGTCTTCGATCATCGCGGCGAACCCTGAACAAAATTGTACGACTGGTGATCCAAATTGTCGAATGGCGAACGACATTGTTCAGCATATTCTTGGCCCCGGCAAGTACGAGGGTGGTCATGCATATCGAGAAAAGACTCTGGGTATTCACGCAAGGCGTGCGCGGGCGCATTGCCTGGGCGACCGTGCTGGGTCTGGTCGCCGTCGGGTTCGGTGTGGCGCGGCTGGCGCTGCTTGGCTGGCTGATCGGTATGCTCTTCGCCGGCGTCGATGTCACGGGCCTCCTTTATCCCATCCTTGGGATTGCCGTTGTCATGGTGCTGCGCGGCGTGTTCGACTACTGGCGCATCATGGTGGCCCATGAGACGGCCGGTGCCGTGCAGAAGCGCCTGCGCCGCACCCTCTATGACCGAATCGCGGCCATGGGTCCTGGCCGTGTCCTGCAACAACGCTCCGGCGCATTGACACTTTCGTTGATCGACGGCGTCGAGCAGTTGGAGACCTATTTCGGCCAGTTCCTGCCGCAATTCCTCATCGCCCTGCTGACGCCGCTTTTGATCTTCGTCATCATCGCCTTCATCGATCTTCCCGTCGCCACGGTGATGCTGGCCTTTGGCCTTATCGCCCTCGTTGCGCCGGGCCTGTGGCACCGCTTCGATGTGCGCCGGTCGGCAGAGCGCCAGGTTTCCTATGAATCCTTTGCGGCGGAGTTCCTCGATTCCATCCAGGGCCTCGCCACGCTGAAGGCGTTCGGCCAAAGCAAGGCCCGCGCCGACAAGCTTGAACGTGAGGCCGACACCCTCTTTCGCCGCACCATGTGGGTACTGGCCACCAACGTGCTTTCGCGCGGTATCACCGACAGCGCCATCGCCTGTGGCGCCGCGGCGGCACTGGCGCTCAGTGCCTACCGCGTTGAAGAAGGCGCCCTGTCGTTGACGGCGCTGCTGGTCATATTGATGTTGGGCGTGGAGATCTATCGCCCGATGCGGGATCTGCGCTCCGTGTTGCATCAGGGCATGGTCGGGATGTCGGCAGCCCAAGGCATCTACAAGATTCTCGATGCCAAGCCCGATGTGATCGATGCGGTGTCGCCCACCAAGGCAACGCTGCGGCCGGAACTGCGCTTCGACAACGTGACCTTCCGCTATCCGGGCACAAAGCGCATCGTGCATGAGGGCCTCAGCTTTACCGTGCGGCCCGGCGAGCGGATCGGCCTGGTCGGCACGTCTGGTGGCGGCAAGTCCTCGATCGTCCGCCTGCTGCTTCGCTTCTACGATCCGGAGCGCGGGACCATCGCGCTGGGTGGCCATGATCTGCGCCACCTCACCTTCGCGCAGATACGGGGCATGATCGCGGTGGTGAACCAGGACACCTTCCTCTTTCACGGCACCGTTGCTGACAATCTGCGTATGGGAAAGGCTGCCGCCAGCCAGGCCGAAATCGAGACCGCCGCCAGGGCAGCGAATATTCACGATTTCATCGCGTCTTTGCCGCAGGGCTACGATACGCTGATTGGCGAGAAGGGCATCAAGCTCTCGGGCGGCCAGCGCCAGCGCGTCGCGATCGCCCGGGCCCTCCTGCGGGACGCGCCGATCCTGGTGCTCGACGAAGCACTTTCCGCCGTCGATGCCGAGAACGAGGCGACAATTCAGGCGGCACTCGACAAGCTGATGCAGGGCCGCACCACGCTCGTCCTCGCGCATCGCCTCTCCAGTGTCATCGGTTGCGACCGTATCCTGGTGCTTGACCAGGGACGAGTGGCGGAGGAGGGGGATCACGCGAGCCTTCTGCATCGCGGCGGCATCTATGCGCGGCTGATGGCCGAACAGGTGCAGGAAGCGACCGAGCCGCTTGATATCGATCTCGCCCCCGCGCAGACGATTGAAGCCACGGCTGCCGGTACGCCGGTCAAGCTCGTGACCGAAGGCATTCTGAAGGCCGAGGGTCTTACCTGGTTTCAGGTCATCGCCAATCTGATGCGCGTCATCATGCCGTGGAAAGGGCGCCTTGCCGTCACCTTTGTCTTTGGGGTACTGCGTGTCCTGGCCTTCATCGGCATCGGCGTGCTCTCCGCACTCGCCGTGGCGGCGCTCAAGAATGGCGGGGATTATGCACCTTATCTTTGGTGCCTTGCCGCACTCGCCCCGCTCTCAGGGGCGTTGCATTGGCTGGAATCCTGGATTGCTCATGACATGGCCTTCCGCCTGCTGGCCAAGATGCGCCTCGACATCTTCCGGAAACTCGATGCATTGGCACCCGCCTACCTGACGCGCCGCCGCACCGGCGATCTGATGGCGCTCGTGACCAATGACATCGAGCTCATCGAATATTTCTTTGCCCACACCGTGGCGCCGGCCTTCGTCGCCGTTCTTGTGCCGGCCGTCGTGCTGATCGCGCTCGGCGATGCCAGTCCTTGGCTTGCCCTGGCGCTCCTGCCGTTTCTCGCTGCCGTCGCCATGGCGCCCTTCTTTGGGCGTCATCGCTCCGACCGGCTGGCTTCGGAGGCGCGCGAGGCGGCTGGTGAGCTCGGCGCCTTCGCCATCGACAGCGTGCAGGGATTGGGCGAAATCGTCGCCTTCCAGCAGGAGGACATCCGTGGCCGACAACTCGACCGACTGTCCGACCGGCACATCCGCCTGCGCCTTCCCTTCTTCAAGGACCTCACCTTCCAGCAATCGCTGCTGGAAGTGCTGACCGGCCTTGGCGGTCTGGCGATCGTGGTGGTGGGTGGCGTCCTGGCACAGCAGGGCCGTGTCGATGCCGCTGCCTTGCCGCTGTTCTCGTTGCTCGCCATGGCGGCCTTCCTGCCGGTCTCCGAAATCGCGCAGATCGGCCGGCAACTGGCCGATACGCTGGGGGCGACGCGACGCATCTATGCGTTGATGAACGAACCGGTGCCGGTGACCGACGGTTCTGGCGTTCCCCGCAATACCCACACGCCCAAGGCAGGGCTGGTGCTGGAGAATGTCGTTTTCACCTATCCCGGCCAGGCACGTCCTGCCCTCGACGACGTCAGCATCGCCATTCCGGCCGGCAAGACCGTGGCGCTGGTCGGCACGTCGGGTGCCGGCAAGACGACGACGGCGCAGTTGCTGATGCGCTTCTGGGATCCCGATCAAGGCATCATCCGCCTCAATGGGGCGGACCTTCGCGCCTACAAGCTCGATGACCTGCGGGCCGAGATGGCACTGGTGGCGCAGGACACCTATCTCTTCAACGAATCGCTGCGCAACAATGTACTCATCGCGCGTCCTGAGGCGAGCGAGACGGAACTCGTTGCTGCCATCGAACATGCCTCGCTCACAGATCTGGTGGCGGCTCTCCCCGAGGGCCTCGATGCGCCGGTCGGCGAACGGGGCACCAGCCTGTCGGGCGGCCAGCGCCAACGCGTCGCCATCGCCCGGGCGTTTCTCAAGGACGCGCCGATCCTCATCCTCGACGAGGCAACCTCGCATCTCGATGCCGCCAACGAACAGGCCGTCCGGCGCGCGCTCGATCTGCTGCAATCCTCGCGCACCACCATCGTCATCGCCCATCGGCTCTCGACTGTGCGCAATGCCGATCTTATCATGGTGCTCGATGCGGGCCGCGTCGCCGAAATCGGTTCGCCGGCGGAACTGTTGGCGCGCGGCGGCCTCTATGCCAGGCTGGTCTCGCGCCAATTGACTGCCGGCAGGGCGCCGGCCGCGCAGTGATGTGAAACGGAGGCCGCCATGACGATCCGCGCAATTCTCGCTTCGGCCTTGATGGCGCCAAGCCTGATGCTGGCTGCTTGTGCCGGCGGCGCGTCGTCCGA
This window contains:
- a CDS encoding PRC-barrel domain-containing protein, whose amino-acid sequence is MQPQMDNRQETLKKRETGSLISADKVQGTDIYNGRGDSLGVVESLMIDKHSGNVAFAVVTFGGFLGIGTERRALPWNALRYDVDLGGYLVDIDAEVLRKTPVGPDLQADAAWWRGTDSDVRSPGYPQ
- a CDS encoding carboxymuconolactone decarboxylase family protein, giving the protein MSRIQTPSADTATGARADLFAQIKKAAGRVPNAYAAIGALEPNALKAMLQADGALSAGTLSSRDRETIKIVVSQVGGCDYCVAAHSQIGKMVGLPPETLKQIRAGEPTGDAKRDALTHFVRKLVRTSGTVSEAEFKAILDAGYTEAQLVEISLAIAVIVFTNVFNRINDTTIDFPAVA
- a CDS encoding YgiQ family radical SAM protein — encoded protein: MEAAKQLFSHRKYWAHRFGTAPFLPMSRAEMDELGWDSCDVILVTGDAYIDHPSFGMAVIGRLLEAQGFRVGIIAQPDWQSAEPFKVLGKPNIYFGITGGNMDSMVNRYTADRRLRHNDSYTPNDEGGKRPDRAVTVYAHRCREAYKDVPIVLGGIESSLRRIAHYDYWSDKVRRSVLVDAKGDILLYGNAERAVVEVTHRLAKGDKPGDLDDIRGVALMKDRVPDGWTEAPANDVEAADEGARQLKGNTVVRLPSFEQVEKDSEAYARASRVLHRESNPGNARALVQRHGNRELWVTPPPIPLTTPEMDGVFELPYARAPHPVYGDAKIAAWDMIRFSVTIMRGCFGGCSFCSITEHEGRIIQNRSEGSILKEIENIRDKTKGFTGIISDIGGPTANMYRMACKDKNTESKCRLPSCVYPEICPNLNTSHDSLIQLYKKSRDLPGIKKVMVASGVRYDLAVESPAYIKELVAHHVGGYLKIAPEHTEEGPLSKMMKPGIGTYDKFKALFDKAAKEAKKEYFLIPYFIAAHPGTTDEDMMNLALWLKRNKYRADQVQTFLPSPMALATAMYHSGLNPLRPIRRGASEKVETIKGLKQRRLHKAFLRYHDAENWPLLREALKNMGRADLIGPGKHHLVPNWQPAGTGLGGGEGKRLGRKHGTQTFTTKGVLGRRR
- a CDS encoding ABC transporter ATP-binding protein, which encodes MHIEKRLWVFTQGVRGRIAWATVLGLVAVGFGVARLALLGWLIGMLFAGVDVTGLLYPILGIAVVMVLRGVFDYWRIMVAHETAGAVQKRLRRTLYDRIAAMGPGRVLQQRSGALTLSLIDGVEQLETYFGQFLPQFLIALLTPLLIFVIIAFIDLPVATVMLAFGLIALVAPGLWHRFDVRRSAERQVSYESFAAEFLDSIQGLATLKAFGQSKARADKLEREADTLFRRTMWVLATNVLSRGITDSAIACGAAAALALSAYRVEEGALSLTALLVILMLGVEIYRPMRDLRSVLHQGMVGMSAAQGIYKILDAKPDVIDAVSPTKATLRPELRFDNVTFRYPGTKRIVHEGLSFTVRPGERIGLVGTSGGGKSSIVRLLLRFYDPERGTIALGGHDLRHLTFAQIRGMIAVVNQDTFLFHGTVADNLRMGKAAASQAEIETAARAANIHDFIASLPQGYDTLIGEKGIKLSGGQRQRVAIARALLRDAPILVLDEALSAVDAENEATIQAALDKLMQGRTTLVLAHRLSSVIGCDRILVLDQGRVAEEGDHASLLHRGGIYARLMAEQVQEATEPLDIDLAPAQTIEATAAGTPVKLVTEGILKAEGLTWFQVIANLMRVIMPWKGRLAVTFVFGVLRVLAFIGIGVLSALAVAALKNGGDYAPYLWCLAALAPLSGALHWLESWIAHDMAFRLLAKMRLDIFRKLDALAPAYLTRRRTGDLMALVTNDIELIEYFFAHTVAPAFVAVLVPAVVLIALGDASPWLALALLPFLAAVAMAPFFGRHRSDRLASEAREAAGELGAFAIDSVQGLGEIVAFQQEDIRGRQLDRLSDRHIRLRLPFFKDLTFQQSLLEVLTGLGGLAIVVVGGVLAQQGRVDAAALPLFSLLAMAAFLPVSEIAQIGRQLADTLGATRRIYALMNEPVPVTDGSGVPRNTHTPKAGLVLENVVFTYPGQARPALDDVSIAIPAGKTVALVGTSGAGKTTTAQLLMRFWDPDQGIIRLNGADLRAYKLDDLRAEMALVAQDTYLFNESLRNNVLIARPEASETELVAAIEHASLTDLVAALPEGLDAPVGERGTSLSGGQRQRVAIARAFLKDAPILILDEATSHLDAANEQAVRRALDLLQSSRTTIVIAHRLSTVRNADLIMVLDAGRVAEIGSPAELLARGGLYARLVSRQLTAGRAPAAQ
- a CDS encoding AraC family transcriptional regulator; translation: MDWLSRLLDLNPVQGRLDVRCAFGAPWRVDHAPAEMGEIQYHLIVAGTATLDDPVTGTSQSLAAGDILILPDGGAHVLGDGSGAAPRAIRSRVAGDLVIKENDGGGTRLDMLCGRFILVNAQDRLLRPYLPPRLIIRSAAVGGSVTGRQLQALTALMRAEADSDRLGARAMLDLLSAALFTLALRLAGEGTSAPTGLLALAGNPRLRPAVTALFNQPARDWTLPELAALCHMSRATFARHFQDSFGRSASDLLTDIRMALAANALKVPGTTTAVAAETAGYQSEAAFQRVFKQRMGLTPAQWRRIALSKAPPATGG
- a CDS encoding LysR family transcriptional regulator codes for the protein MIEDWNDLRVFLTLAEEGQLTSAAKKLHVSHPTIARRVKALEESVKARLFDRLPDRFVLTPAGEHLLADTRRMQEAAEAIERRSAGLSDLAKGVVRISAGEAMTGFIAAHLPRLRENLQCIEFELSASHTLANLSRREADLLIREQVPDLASIVTRKLGHAAYAIYARAGTKMPNLKPENLRKQTWIGFDDDHAYMPGQAWTRQLLEGGRPRIRVNDWLVLRNAVIAGAGLAVLPCYLADHETGLQRLGGLLPDVGADQWLLVHRDLRTLPRIRAVMDQLVTLFQEQKGALAGRR